In Lactuca sativa cultivar Salinas chromosome 5, Lsat_Salinas_v11, whole genome shotgun sequence, the DNA window CAACACACAGTTTTCCGCAATCGCTGCTAGACTGTCATCAGTGATCCTCCGGCCGCCTTCAAGATTCAAGACTTCTAGGGTTCCGCCATGAACCCTAGCAAGATCCACCACGAATTTGTCGGTTAAGTTTACGCAATTGCTTAAATTCACCTTTATGAGCCCGGTATTCCGGTTTTCAAGAAGCGGGAGGAGACCGGAATCGGTGATTCCGCAAAGCCCACTTAACTCGATGTTTTCTAGGTCAGGACATAATCTCCCAATAATTGCCAAGCTTGTGTTCCCAAACCCAATACAGTCTTTGATCGTTAAAGATCGGACTGACCCTAATCCTGATTCCAATTCCGATTCCAACCCCGATTCAGCGGAATCTTTGATTCCCATACATTTTACGACTGATAAAGACTTCAATTTTGAATTGCAAGATAGAACTCCGAAAACTCCATGTTGGCTAATCCGATTACATTCTTCCAACTGTAAACATTCGAGTGATTTAGCGGAATCCACGAATGAAATCAACCCTTTATCAGACACAAAACAACACTTCTTAATAATCATCTGTTTAAGCGAACCACAACCATTTGCAATCGATTCCAAGCTCAAATCAGTAATCCCATAACATGAGGTCACAGTTAACGAGATCAAAGATTGAAGACCTTTTGCGTTCCCCATAGCCCAGAACCCTTTTTGACTTGCAGTTTGAAGGCTAATTAGCGACAGATTAGTGATTGATTTCCCGTAATGCCCGATTACAGCAAGTGAGAAGTCTGTAATGTTTAAAGATTGGAGTCGTACTTTCTTTAAATTCGAAGATGGTGATGATAACAGAGTTGCGACTCCTTGATCGCCGACGAGCGGGCAGTCTTTGATTGAGATCGATTGAAGATTCGGGCAGTGTCGGGCAATGGATTGAAGGGTTTCGTTCCCGATGTTTTTGCAAGATTCGATAGTTAAAGAGGATAAATTTGGGCAGGATTCAGCGATTGCAGAAACACCTTTATTGGAAATCGAGGGGCAATGGGAAAGATCGAGTTTTTCTAATGAATGGCATTCTTTTGCGATCTCGATTAAAGATTCATCCTCGATTGAAGGCAAGTTCCATAACGAAAGAACTTTAAGCGAAGGGCAACCACGTGCGATTGCTGTGAATCCAGATTTTGTTACTTTGTTGGTTGCCCTAATCGAAAGCTTGCCTAATCCACCGCGACCAGAGGTTCCGACGGCAATGGCGGCAAGTCTGCCGTCTGTGGCCTTCTTTCCTTCTATACACCTTGTGAGAAACCCGTCGTTTTCCGGTGAGATCATTTCAACATCGGTGGATGAGCCATTATCGATCTCGGAGATTCTGATGTTGCTTAGAACTGTGAGCCATCGCTTTGATACACAGGCGGAGGCACTCCGGGATTGGCCGCCGGGCAATCGCCGGAGGATCTCGTAAAGACATTCTTCGGGAAGGACTTCGATCGATGGCTTTTGATCCTCTTCGAAGAAGAGAAAGTATGAATCGCTGATTCGTTGGCGTTTGCAAGGCGGACCATAAACGGAAAGCAAACGGGTTGAATCTTTTGAGCAGAGTGATCCACCGGTGTGATAATCATCATCACCTGCAAATTCGAACATCAATCTATCAGAAAACAGTTTTTTCATTCCCCAAAAACAACTTTTAATAGCAATTTCTACGTTTCCGATTTAGCAAAAAGCTGAAGAAACTAAGTACGATTCCTAAAAGGTTAATCTTTCTATAAAAAGAACTCGTATTCATGGCTTCATATGTAAAATCTAGGTCAATGACATCAATCTCTatttacaagacacaaaattcgaAGATTTTCATCTACCAGATACCAAAAGCTTCAAGATTTCCGATATAACCCACAAATCAAATCTACTGACTATCAAGAACTCATACGATTTTTCAAGAaatcaaaacacccaaataggaAATTTTTAACAAGAACGTAACGAAGATAAAGCAAAAACTTACCCCTGTAATTAACCAAAGTAGGCATCTTTGTAACTTCTTGTAATAACCCACCAAAAACACCAAATCTTTCACCAAAAAGCACACAAAGATTATCCAAAAACAGAAGCACTTGATGAAATCTCCTTCAAGATTCGATTGCATTCAGAAGGAAACCCTCTACAACCCAGTAGCAGGGCAAAAAaaggaaaaagagagagagagaaagaggaatGAAGTTTTGGAATGTTTGAAGAACACGCAGTGCTATTGTGGAAATAGAGATTGTGGATTATATATACAAAAGGGGGATGCATGTAAATCATGCTGAGGTGTTAGTCAGTCTTTAGATACATCACAGACACCTCCccctaaacacacacacactgttGCATACATTCATTGAATCTCCTCAAGAAAACCGGTTGTTCCGGTTGTTAGTCTGGAATTTCCCACTTGTACCAAAACTGATTGCCTTTTATTCTGCGTGCGCGTCATTGACCCGAAACCGGACGGTGCCGGTAATTGTGTTCGAAGTTAAACAAATTTAACCTTttagtttttgactttttttttcccAAATAATAATGTAACTGTTCACGTTTTTTTCATATTAATGTTTGTAAATCacaaaaacatcattttttttaaagagGTCACAAAAACATCATTTATTGAACAACAAAATGATAAATGATCATATTCCCTTTGCAATAATAACCACCATGTAATTGTGAAATGTTAGAAAATAGAAATGTAGcctttcttgtttagattgttacTTTGATCAATTTTTTAACAGATAATAACTTGTAGCCTTATCAATTAACCAATTTTTGTTTAAAAGGTccgttatgtttttttttctagctTTCTAAAAACATGAAGtccatttttatatattaaaatgtcATTATCAGAAAATTGAAGGGTAACCTAGGAACACAATACTTAGATTTTGATATTTAAGTGAGACAAGGGTCGTGTCTCGTAGGACACGAGTACGGCCTGTGTCCCAAGGGCGTTCCACAAAAAACGGGTTTAAATGCCTCAAAAATCAGCCATTTTACTTCATTTCACACGTATTCACTCCAGGAATTTGTTTGAGACGAATTTCAGAGCTCTTTTGCACCAAGTTTGAAATCAAATCCAAGGGAAAATCAAATGAATCAAGAAGCCATCTCTACTAGTTGGATTAAAGGTGAGTTCATCCTTTTACTAACTCAAGTTGATATGTTCATGGTGAATTTGGATACGTGGTATGATGTGCATAAAACATACCTATCAATTAATATAACTACTTCTaattaaactagaaaaacaactagaagggggggggggttatCTGATTTTACATGTTCATATTAACTTAATTAAAGTACTCAACTGATTACTAAAGTAAACAACTAGAAAGACGattttaaatcaaaaataaatGATACTTTCGCTTAGCTTCAAATCTCTTctgtttcctatggttgatttcaagacaaTGAATTAATTCTGTTAGTTATCAAATAAAAGTTAATAGTCATCATGATCAGACTAACTAGCATAAGTCAATTCAATAACTTTAATCCCAATGATCATGTTAGTTAAGGATACTAAGttgattttaaatgtaatttGGACTCTGAATGATAGAATCTACAGACTACTATTATTTAGTCAAGTCTAGTAATCAAAtaaatattatgatcaaatactgcTCTCTAACACATTTAAGCAACTAACTTACCACCTATACTAGGATATGACTAATCtctagctctaacaatttaatgatcataaacagcTAGGTAAAAATTGCAGTTTAACTACACAATCTTGAGACAAGGcaataaagatggaaactttaagAGACTAGGTttagatttatcaaacaatatttaaaactaaaaccaCCTTCATCAATCCATCAAAcaagaaatcaacacatagtaCTTAAGATTTTATTAAATCtaaaaaaaagggtttttaacCCATAACTACAACTGAAAAACACATAAACAAAAGGTAAACTAAGCTAAAGATCATGAAAATAAGCAAACCGAATGTGTAGATGCGAATCCTTGCTCTAATATCTTTATCCTTTAATCTCTAGTCGAATTCTGCCCTCCAGGGGTTCTAGGAAGGGTTTTTCCCTGTGAATAATTGCAGCCCTAACGCCTCTCCCTCTTGGAAACGACCTAATATCCAGAATATATATACTTGCCAAATTCTGGCCACCATGATATGGTGAATAGGAACCACATCATGATCTTCTATTAAATGTCGTATTCTCCAAGCCAACCCAATGATCGCTAGGTTTCCATTTACCACGTCATGGTGGTGATTACCATGTCATGGGAGTTGGATTTCACATTTTAGAACAAaaacgaaagtcgtccgaaattttgtctacttttcagatcattttgaattaTCTTAATCAGAGTTAAGAGTCATGAGATATGGACAAAATaatgacgaggggtcaagctgtccaacaacatcatTTTTGTATCTTTTTCAGCTCCTCTTCCTCCAAGTATCCAACTTTTGTCGGTATCAGTCCTTTTCTTCGAGAGTGTCCATTTTTGTCTGCAAAATAGACTTTAAACATTATAAGTACCAACTATCTTTGTAATTAACCAAATCATAGCTAAAAAATTTTagaaatgtgtataaatatggcacTATCATGGCAGAACCTAGCTCATGTATGCTTATTATGAAAGGAAAACTTGATAATAATTGCAGTATGTTTGGTAAAAATGTTTTTAAGATTTATAAGCCAAATTCATGGCTAGTTCTTGAACAGGAGAAAATAAACTCAAACCCTAGTTTTGGTAACTTGTAAAATAAGTGAAATAGAGCTTATATTTTAATGTGTTAAGACATATAATTGACTTATTCATGTAGGATAATGCTCATGGTGAATTTGGAAAGGTCCAGAACCTAGCTCATGTATgcttattatgaaaaaaaaacttgATAATAAATGTAGTGTGTTTAGTAAAGATGTTTTTAAGATTTATAAGCCAAATTCATGGCCAGTTCTTAAACGACGGAAAATGAactcaaaccctagtttttgtAACTTGTAAAATAAGGGAAATTAGGCttctatttttatgtattaagacATATAGTTGACTTATTCTGAAACGCACAGATTCACAAGGTAAATTCTTGCAATTATTTCATTTGATTTTGGACCAGAAgaaagtacgatgggcgtactcaagGTGCACATGGCTTACTCCTTCTGCATGTTTGGATCGGGATAACCCCTACGCACGCTGGGCATACCTATGTGTATGCAGGGTGTACTCAAGCCAGGGGCGAACCCtatgtaacgtcctaaaaataagacccaaaaatttcagttttaaattaataaaaccactATCCCAAAATATCATCATAAATCCTAAGTGGAAAAAAATGTATCAATACATCATGGAATATCAGAGTTATCATGAAAATGCGGGACAATATCGTGTGTGAACTACAAtcaccctgagctcttcccctttcaccaaaagtacttgaaacataaactgaaaaacgtaagcacgaagcttagtgagtttccctcaAACACCACATACCAAACATTTCAAACATATAATGGCCCCTACCCGATGAGTGTAACAGGCCTCGGCCAGACTCGCATAATAGGCCCTGCCCACTGAGTATAAAGGGCCTCGtcctaactcgcataacgggccccatACACTGAGTATAAAGGCCCCGCCCAATGTACAAACATACAAGTAAATCAAGTACTAGCATTTCAGAATAGCCATTAGGCGCCACCCACTAAGCATACAAACAAATACACATGTAAGAGTCATGCATACATCTAGCATCCtatcataataaaccatgggttgGCATTATGTAACATCGGggttcccaggtatattattttattcatttatttttgggtttgtggagggactcggtaagttggtgcttagactcgccgagtagggtcgcgaattcTTATCCAGGTTaatgatcggactcggcgagttcatgagtggacttggcgagtccgtgct includes these proteins:
- the LOC111921717 gene encoding EIN3-binding F-box protein 2; translation: MPTLVNYRGDDDYHTGGSLCSKDSTRLLSVYGPPCKRQRISDSYFLFFEEDQKPSIEVLPEECLYEILRRLPGGQSRSASACVSKRWLTVLSNIRISEIDNGSSTDVEMISPENDGFLTRCIEGKKATDGRLAAIAVGTSGRGGLGKLSIRATNKVTKSGFTAIARGCPSLKVLSLWNLPSIEDESLIEIAKECHSLEKLDLSHCPSISNKGVSAIAESCPNLSSLTIESCKNIGNETLQSIARHCPNLQSISIKDCPLVGDQGVATLLSSPSSNLKKVRLQSLNITDFSLAVIGHYGKSITNLSLISLQTASQKGFWAMGNAKGLQSLISLTVTSCYGITDLSLESIANGCGSLKQMIIKKCCFVSDKGLISFVDSAKSLECLQLEECNRISQHGVFGVLSCNSKLKSLSVVKCMGIKDSAESGLESELESGLGSVRSLTIKDCIGFGNTSLAIIGRLCPDLENIELSGLCGITDSGLLPLLENRNTGLIKVNLSNCVNLTDKFVVDLARVHGGTLEVLNLEGGRRITDDSLAAIAENCVLLNDLDVSKCGITDSGVSCLSEGVQINLQILSVSGCSKITNKCTPFLKKLGQTLVGLNIQQCNSITSSAVDSLVTNLWRCDILF